One window of the Carnobacterium maltaromaticum DSM 20342 genome contains the following:
- a CDS encoding DUF2829 domain-containing protein has protein sequence MTFEEILPHLKNGKKIIRSGWGGFELYVFLEPTSTHKGSTLNPYFLIKTADEGYTMFSPTVCDILAEDWEIVQ, from the coding sequence ATGACTTTTGAAGAAATTCTACCGCATTTAAAAAATGGGAAAAAAATAATTAGATCGGGCTGGGGTGGTTTTGAGTTATACGTATTTTTAGAACCAACTTCAACTCACAAGGGCTCAACGCTAAATCCTTATTTTCTAATTAAAACTGCAGATGAAGGTTACACGATGTTTTCACCAACAGTCTGTGATATTTTAGCAGAAGACTGGGAAATAGTTCAATAA
- a CDS encoding alpha/beta fold hydrolase: protein MKISVRHRFIKKIPVLEVVMDELKLAPLPLVIYYHGWQSSKELVLTQARKLAKKGIRVLLPDAMNHGERRVGAISTIPAMTFWSSVQFNLAEFSQLTHFYQKQGLIQNEKIGVGGVSMGGITTCALLTQHPEIQVAACIMGTPAPTSYLQLVLRTVAERDIFVPQDLPLLLNWLDNYDLALNPSKLAKRPLLFWHGKEDEKIPFESAYDFYEEIKEHEYAENVLFLVDEKERHLVRSEVMDQVTEFFTEELIGINE from the coding sequence ATGAAAATAAGTGTTCGTCACCGATTTATCAAGAAAATACCAGTCTTAGAAGTGGTCATGGATGAGTTGAAATTAGCTCCATTACCTCTAGTTATTTATTACCATGGCTGGCAATCTTCGAAAGAATTAGTTTTAACTCAAGCTAGAAAATTAGCAAAGAAAGGCATCCGCGTTTTATTACCTGATGCGATGAACCATGGAGAACGTCGCGTGGGAGCCATTTCTACAATTCCAGCGATGACTTTTTGGTCAAGTGTTCAATTTAATCTCGCTGAATTTTCTCAGTTAACCCATTTTTATCAAAAACAAGGCTTAATTCAAAATGAAAAAATTGGTGTAGGTGGTGTTTCTATGGGTGGGATTACTACTTGTGCGCTTTTAACGCAACATCCAGAAATTCAAGTAGCTGCATGTATCATGGGAACGCCGGCTCCAACTAGCTATTTACAACTAGTCTTACGTACTGTAGCTGAACGAGATATCTTTGTACCACAGGATCTACCACTCTTATTAAATTGGCTAGATAATTATGATTTAGCTCTTAATCCTAGTAAATTAGCCAAGCGTCCATTATTATTTTGGCATGGTAAAGAAGACGAAAAAATCCCATTTGAATCCGCTTATGATTTTTATGAAGAAATCAAGGAACATGAATATGCAGAAAATGTTCTTTTTCTAGTTGATGAAAAAGAGCGCCATTTGGTGCGCAGTGAAGTAATGGATCAAGTTACAGAATTTTTTACAGAGGAATTAATTGGAATAAATGAATGA